A stretch of bacterium DNA encodes these proteins:
- a CDS encoding beta-ketoacyl-ACP reductase has protein sequence MGFLKDKVVVITGGASGIGRVSAKIFGAENATVIVWDLKTEKVSDEIHSYNVDVRNSDSVQNAANIAIEKFGKIDVLINNAGVTRDASLLKMSTRQWQDVLDVNLTGVFNCTKSVAPLMIEKKFGRIINTASVVGLYGNFGQSNYVASKAGVVGMTKVWARELGPKGITVNAVAPGFIATEMVKTIPENVLNKIIEKTPTGRLGNPEDVARVYLFLASEQASFINGAVISVDGGYVG, from the coding sequence ATGGGTTTTTTAAAGGACAAAGTTGTTGTTATTACCGGCGGGGCGAGCGGCATTGGCCGCGTGAGCGCAAAAATATTTGGAGCTGAAAACGCTACCGTAATCGTGTGGGATTTAAAAACAGAAAAAGTATCTGATGAAATCCATTCATACAACGTAGATGTACGCAACAGCGACTCCGTCCAAAACGCGGCAAACATTGCAATTGAAAAATTTGGAAAAATTGACGTTCTGATCAATAATGCCGGTGTCACGCGTGACGCTTCCCTGTTAAAAATGAGTACACGGCAGTGGCAAGATGTTTTGGATGTAAATTTAACCGGCGTGTTTAATTGTACGAAATCCGTTGCGCCCCTCATGATCGAAAAGAAATTTGGACGGATAATCAATACAGCCTCAGTCGTAGGGCTTTATGGTAATTTTGGCCAATCTAATTATGTCGCCAGCAAAGCGGGCGTGGTCGGTATGACCAAAGTCTGGGCGCGTGAGTTAGGACCCAAGGGTATTACTGTGAATGCGGTTGCTCCAGGATTTATTGCTACAGAAATGGTGAAAACGATTCCGGAAAATGTTTTGAATAAAATTATTGAAAAAACACCAACAGGCCGTCTTGGGAATCCGGAAGATGTTGCTCGTGTATATCTTTTTTTAGCTTCCGAACAAGCCTCCTTTATCAATGGCGCCGTTATCAGCGTTGACGGGGGCTACGTTGGATAA
- a CDS encoding amidophosphoribosyltransferase, whose amino-acid sequence MSEDIKEECGIFGIYGHPEAAKLTYLGLYSLQHRGQESTGIVSADGNYLHRHVGMGLVGDVFADTKLFEKLPGISAIGHNRYSTTGGSYLQNAQPITAIINTGEIAAGHNGNLINYFQLRNELQDQGAIFQSNSDTEVILHLAAHSGLKKIEDQLKYALTQIKGAYSLVLLTKDKFIAARDPNGIRPLCLGKLGDATVVASESCALDIIDAEYIRDVKPGEFIVVDESGMRCEMLFSEPRQPAHCIFEFVYFSRPDSKIFGDNVDKARRKLGKHLAEEFPVEADIVISVPDSSNTAAVGYSRRTGIKFELGLIRNHYVGRTFIHPVQSMRDLKVKVKFNVVEGVLKDRRVVVIDDSIVRGTTLKPLIAMIRKAGAKEVHVRISSPPVKSPCYYGMDFPTKEELIANKMTKEEICENIGADSLEYLTIEGLMASVPNGEHNYCTACFSGKYPLPVNEEADKLQCAVPLEKSSTH is encoded by the coding sequence TTACAACACCGCGGTCAGGAATCCACAGGCATTGTTTCGGCAGATGGTAATTATCTCCATCGACACGTTGGTATGGGTCTGGTCGGCGATGTGTTTGCGGACACAAAGCTGTTTGAAAAATTACCGGGTATTTCTGCAATCGGACATAACCGTTATTCCACGACCGGCGGAAGCTATCTGCAAAACGCGCAACCGATTACGGCTATTATCAATACCGGTGAAATTGCCGCAGGCCACAACGGAAATCTGATCAACTATTTTCAATTACGAAACGAATTACAGGATCAGGGAGCCATATTTCAATCCAACAGCGACACCGAAGTTATTCTCCATCTCGCCGCCCATTCCGGGTTAAAAAAAATCGAAGATCAATTGAAATACGCTTTAACGCAGATCAAGGGCGCTTATTCGCTTGTGTTGTTAACCAAGGATAAATTTATCGCGGCGCGAGATCCTAATGGAATTCGCCCATTGTGCCTTGGCAAATTAGGCGACGCAACTGTCGTAGCCAGCGAGTCATGCGCACTCGACATCATTGACGCGGAATATATTCGTGACGTCAAGCCGGGAGAATTTATTGTTGTAGATGAATCGGGCATGCGTTGCGAGATGTTATTTAGTGAGCCGAGGCAGCCGGCGCATTGTATATTTGAATTTGTCTATTTCTCCCGACCGGACAGCAAGATCTTTGGCGATAATGTAGACAAGGCCCGGCGAAAATTAGGCAAACATTTGGCAGAGGAATTTCCTGTCGAGGCGGATATTGTCATCAGCGTTCCCGATTCGAGCAACACTGCGGCCGTCGGTTATTCACGGCGAACCGGTATCAAGTTTGAATTAGGCCTGATCCGAAATCATTACGTGGGAAGAACGTTTATTCATCCGGTACAGTCCATGCGCGATCTGAAAGTAAAGGTCAAGTTCAACGTCGTCGAAGGCGTATTGAAAGACCGGCGCGTAGTCGTTATCGATGACTCCATCGTTCGAGGTACAACCCTAAAACCCTTGATCGCCATGATCCGCAAAGCCGGAGCTAAAGAAGTTCATGTGCGGATCAGCTCCCCTCCCGTCAAATCGCCGTGTTATTACGGCATGGATTTTCCGACCAAAGAAGAATTGATCGCCAACAAAATGACGAAGGAAGAGATCTGCGAGAATATCGGCGCCGACAGTTTAGAATATCTTACCATAGAGGGCTTAATGGCGTCCGTACCTAACGGCGAACACAATTATTGCACAGCCTGTTTCAGCGGGAAATATCCACTGCCTGTGAATGAAGAAGCTGACAAGCTTCAGTGCGCCGTCCCATTAGAAAAAAGTTCAACCCACTAA